From Dendropsophus ebraccatus isolate aDenEbr1 chromosome 2, aDenEbr1.pat, whole genome shotgun sequence, a single genomic window includes:
- the KCNS2 gene encoding potassium voltage-gated channel subfamily S member 2, which translates to MLNMTGAQLRDLSESDFEETEISINVGGFKQRLRYDTLLRFPETRLCKLLSCQSKESILELCDDYDDTKNEFYFDRNPELFPYVLHFYNTGKLHVMGELCVFSFCQEIEYWGINEFFIDSCCSYSYHGRKVEPDQDQWDDKSEQESTTSSFDEILAFYHDASKFDRQLFGNFRRRLWLALDNPGYSILSRIFSILSILIVLGSIVTMCLNSLPDFQIVNANGSTEEDPRFEIVEHFGIAWFTLELVVRFAVSPDMALFFKHPLNIIDFISIAPFYITLIVNMVVESSPALANLGRVAQVLRLMRIFRILKLARHSTGLRSLGATLKYSYREVGLLLLYLSVGISIFSVVAYTIEKEENDGLATIPSCWWWATVSMTTVGYGDVVPGSIAGKLTASACILAGILVVVLPITLIFNKFSHFYRRQKQLENAMRSCDFGDGVKDIASVNLRDYYAQRVKSLMASITNISKNTPSEQSLNDSMN; encoded by the coding sequence ATGCTCAATATGACAGGCGCACAATTGAGGGATTTGTCTGAAAGTGATTTCGAAGAGACTGAGATTAGTATAAATGTCGGAGGTTTCAAGCAAAGGTTGAGATATGACACACTTCTAAGATTCCCAGAGACAAGATTGTGCAAGTTGCTCTCCTGTCAGTCAAAGGAATCCATCCTGGAACTGTGCGATGACTATGATGACACCAAGAATGAATTCTACTTTGATAGGAACCCAGAACTCTTCCCTTACGTCTTACATTTTTACAACACTGGGAAGCTGCATGTTATGGGGGAACTCTGCGTCTTCTCCTTCTGCCAAGAGATTGAATATTGGGGAATTAACGAATTCTTCATAGACTCCTGTTGCAGTTATAGTTATCATGGACGTAAGGTGGAACCAGACCAGGATCAATGGGATGATAAGAGTGAGCAGGAGAGCACCACATCTTCTTTTGATGAGATCCTGGCATTTTATCACGATGCTTCCAAATTTGATAGACAACTCTTTGGGAACTTCAGGAGGAGACTCTGGCTTGCTCTGGATAATCCGGGATATTCTATCCTGAGCAGGATTTTCAGCATCCTCTCCATCCTGATAGTCCTTGGATCTATCGTCACTATGTGCCTCAACAGTTTGCCAGACTTCCAGATTGTCAATGCCAATGGCAGCACTGAGGAGGACCCTCGCTTTGAGATTGTGGAACACTTTGGGATAGCTTGGTTCACGCTGGAGCTAGTGGTGCGTTTTGCCGTATCTCCAGATATGGCTTTGTTCTTCAAGCATCCGTTGAACATCATAGATTTTATCTCCATAGCCCCATTTTATATCACCCTGATAGTCAACATGGTGGTGGAGAGCTCGCCGGCTCTGGCAAACTTAGGCAGGGTGGCCCAGGTACTGAGACTTATGAGAATATTCCGTATTCTGAAGCTTGCCAGACATTCAACAGGACTGAGGTCCCTTGGGGCCACCCTAAAATACAGCTATAGGGAGGTGGGGTTGTTGTTGCTGTATCTTTCTGTAGGGATATCTATATTCTCTGTTGTGGCTTACACTATAGAAAAAGAGGAGAACGATGGCTTGGCCACCATTCCTTCCTGCTGGTGGTGGGCTACCGTTAGCATGACCACAGTTGGCTATGGGGATGTGGTCCCGGGCTccatagctggaaaactgactgCCTCTGCCTGCATCTTGGCCGGAATCTTAGTCGTTGTGCTTCCCATCACTCTCATCTTCAACAAGTTTTCCCATTTCTACCGACGCCAGAAGCAGCTAGAGAATGCCATGAGGAGCTGTGATTTCGGAGATGGGGTGAAAGACATTGCATCTGTTAACCTGAGGGACTACTACGCCCAGAGAGTCAAATCCCTGATGGCCAGCATCACAAATATAAGCAAGAACACCCCCAGCGAGCAGAGTCTGAACGATTCAATGAACTAG